tttgttataaaattatataaaacaacgtatataaataaatacataataactaatttaatagttaatgaaaatttgttttatttattgatcTACATCTATTAGTAACATGAATGGGACACAATCTaagtaaatatataatatatatcttaATTCTAGAATCATGTTATTacatgtaataataatattaaacaaaGTCTTAATTAAcactatataaataaaaatttatcacaAACTTATGACTTCAATACAACAAATAAGAAAGAACAAAAGAGATCTATGGCTAGAAACTGTGCATCACATGCAATAATTCCAATTTTAATGATAGGAGTGATTATTTGTTTTGCCATTATTGAGTTTCATCACATAATTCCTCAACCATATTATACAACTTCTTCTAATTATTATATTGCATCTGAATTAGAAAAGTGTATCGATCGATGTCGAAAAAATTTTCCAGAACACACCATAAGGACGTTTTGCATTACTAGATGCTATGATCATTATAGAGTAAATTAATATTGGTAAGtgctaataatttattttaaatattttttagtttaccCTATCACatataaatatttagatttaattattctgtcaatttttatcattctactgaatttttaattaaatttttatatattttttaaaatttttatatcatatcaaattttgtaattaaatctctatggtaacaaaaatattttaaattaacgAAATATTCTGTTAAACAAAACGAATATATCTAACACTTgactaaatattttatataatttaactgaatattctattaatttcaaCACTTTTACCATAGTAcgaatttaattacaaatttaatattgtataattatatatctaactaaaatatatatataatgacttaattaaaaaaattataaaatcgttagaataattaaaccgaATATTTGTTGTGTTCTACACttacctttttaaaatttttttaattattatttttgggttaTCAGATGAAGCTTATGAGAATCCTCCGATGCATAGATGAAGAACCTTTTAAGAAGTGATTCACATGCttgattttaattgttttaatgcttttttaatttaatattctgaatttttgtttatcttGTCCTGTACTTTAGTTATATTTGAGTTTCAACAACTTaattattgtaatatttttataaaatagtaaaaatagcTATTGCAACAAAATGTAATAAAATGTTCTgaaatacaataatatatataatatatataattgttgTAGTTGTTTATTATATGTTCATCCTaatcgaaaattaattaaataatataataaatagaggggagaaagaaagagagaacaTTTTTACAATAATAGTAGTGTGCGTTACAAACTTCAACAATTCATAAAAGTTAACAGAATAGATAGTTATAAATCAAAGTGATAGACAAGATTGAAAGTTGCGATAATAATACTTGGTGATAATTAATTACGGTCGGGTGAAGAGAAGGtgaaatgagaagaaaaaaatgagaaaggagAACAAGGTAATATAATAATGGCGATGAAACCATAACAAGTATGTgtataaagaataataataagaaaaaaaagtgtttgatATAGTAAAgggatataataaaaatatgaattaataattttgaaaaaataacaaaattaaattaaaattaaaaaaattaaatataaaattaaattatttataaattatttttaatataaatatttattatttaaattattttttaaattaattaaattatttattcaaactgaatcttaatattttaaaaataaaatctaccCTAAATTACACTTGACATTCCCAAGATTTACCTTTCCTATATATTACACTAGCAAACAGTATaatctaaataatatatatacttaaAGAAATTTTGTGTTAAtgtaattaacaaatttttatacatTTCTTGTCACCTCCTgcatatctttaaaaaataattgtttaattcAATTGAAATAACAAAAATGCTTTTCGTAACAAAACTAGAAGAAAATAAGATTGTAATTATCCTCTGACTGTTAATACTCTATGCGTAGAGAGTTATTGACGgagttgaaaataatttttcacaACTTATTTTAAGGTTATTTCAATTTAATGATACATAAACACAAAATTAGCTACTAATTAGTGATTatatagaaatatatatttGGTATTCATGAAAAAGCTTGAttgtattattataaaaaaataattattctattatgataaatttaattttatttgttaattattttgttaaaaatatgtaaaatgacatgtatataaataaatacttaataattaatttttagtatttatggattatttttaatattatatatttttcttatagaaaatattatatatagttttaaatttgattttactgatttattattttgttaaaaaaatgtaaaataacatATGTCGACTAATTTAGTGAATGGTTTTTGGAGTTTATGGAATACTTTTAATTTCTAGATGCATTTTTTTTACAGTATCTTATAATtcgataaattaaaaattaatctattgtatatctaaattttatttaaagataatttattattgattaataaattattgtatgcataaaacaaaatttgaacTTCCATTATTTATTTAAGCGGACCAGATAGCAGGACATAGATGCTATCCCAAGGTGTTTTTCTATGAAACTTTTTTAGTTGATAGTGTTGGACATGTGAATATGAAAATCTAGGAAGAGTTGGACTTGGAAGTTAACCAAAACCACCTTATGTTATGGCTTTATGCTTTCATGTGCACATTATTATGTCTGACCAACTCAAGGACAAAGATAAAAAGTAAAGTGGGCTAATATAATTCGCANNNNNNNNNNNNNNNNNNNNNNNNNNNNNNNNNNNNNNNTcatcaattgttaaaaaaaaacactagccaataataatatagatacatatataaattataatatattatataatatgcatgtatttttatttaaaaatataattctaataaaatagaatctCACATGCAGTTGtctttatgtgaagttgataattaaaaataattaattaacaatttagtcaaacatgttaaattatctaatagTTTTTAGCTATTATCTTCACGTAAAAATAACTGTATCTAAGTTTTTACTTtctaataaaatacatatttcaataaataaattaacaaataaaagtaaaaaaatttccttttctttaacATGTTCTGCTTATGAAAATACCTTCAAagcaaaagggaaagaaaatatACATCCACTCTAAGTTGAAGCTATTAATATAAGATTTAAGACTTGTacacaacaaattaaaaaactttCTATTATTACATGATTAGATTAGAGCATGCCACCTACTTATAACTAAAACAATGCATTCTTAGACATATATGTTTCTAAGAGTTAAGAATGACACTAACCTGTGATGTGAAATCTAGGTTACTTTCAAGATGTATACTTACCAATtcatttattagtttttgttttttaaattttcttttatttaatgtaTTAAAAGTTCGAAATTGTACATATCCAATAtacactttaaaaaaaattaatattcttatATCACTAATTAGAGAGGTTATTAAAcaaacaataattttatttggttGGTTATGCTTCTACACAATTTCTAAAAAGTGctccttttaaaatttaaattcatgaaCCTGCTCTTAGTAGCCAtagctaataaattattaaacctTCCCTCCTATAAATACTTGACATATAGCTTCACTCATTCATTCACACACacctcaaaattcaaaaaacaaatattaaagtgccttttatttttctcttagtACTTGAAGAATCTCCTCTTGAAAGATAACATGAGGATAGAAGTAATAACTAAGACCctctttttatgcaattttttttcttaacataagttttttttttcttccttaaaaaaaataaactttactatatatttttatttatatattttattacatGTTTGATTTTGCAGGGTATGAGACTAGTTTGTGGTTTGATTGTGGTGATTGTGTTGCTGAATTCAAAGAAAAGTGAGAGCAGAAGATCAAAGAGTGGTTCTAGAAGCAATTCATTTGAGTACAATGCTATAAACTGCAGAGCACACAGTGCATCATTGGTTGATTATGGAGGAGTTGGAGATGGAAAAACATCAAACACAAAGGCATTTGAAAATGCAATCAGAAAGCTGAGTGAGTATGAATCAAAAGGTGGTGCTCAGCTCTATGTTCCTGCTGGAAAATGGCTCACTGGAAGCTTCAATCTCATTAGTCACTTCACTTTGTATTTGCATCAAGATGCTGTTCTTCTTGCTTCTCAGGtaccttttttttgttttacttttatttttgcacGAGGAATGTTAGGGacagtaatttttgtgatttgtagctattaatgatatttttaatggtgtgagattttatTCAATAGTATGAGAttactcactttttttttctgattaCATGATGGtcagaatttaataaaattgcttactttaaacttttttttttgcataaattttcttttttgtctttATTCGTTGTaagctgaatttttttttttaagaatgaatacagattgaattttaaacttttagatTATAGAAGTTGATAGctacttttttcaaaaaatagaaaaaacgtatgaatgttatatttttaacacTAATTATTAAATGAAGTTTAAAAACATTTTAGATAGATGTCATAATGAAAAGTATTAAGATAATGAATCCATAAATTTTGGGAATCATTACATAAagatgtttaaaatatttttttaaagatattttttagtaattaaaatttaatatatataactgattaaatcgtattatttttgtccatttttcttaaattataCTCCAAGAATTATTGTATTAGAGCTGATCCATGTGATGATCATTCTTTGATaactaaataagtaaataaccaCACTTTTTTTTCATGAGATTAAGGCTTGATTGATCATCATTTATTTTCTGGTTTCTCTGTTTACTTTCATTTTTAATGACTAAATAAACAAAGATACTAAGTTCCATAGCTTATATATGATCTCAAGCATAAACAATTTATATCAAGGCCTGCtttatgcaaataaaaaatgataataataaaaaaaacttattccCTAATAATGCTTTTGTTCCACTTAGTTGGCCTCATCTGCCATACTCCAAACTTTGATTACTTGCATGGTAGAAAACAAACAACAAAACGCCGTCTGTGGGGATCGAACCCACGACCACGTGGTTAAAAGCCACGCGCTCTACCGCTGAGCTAAGATGGCAACACATTTAATTATTGTTTACGAATGTTAAAATAGTAAACAAATTTTAAGAGCCAAacgaaaatatttaataataaaaaatattaatcaaaatttattacttttaatttaatttaacgtatattataataaataaatattaaataagataaatttaaattttttaagtcgattttttttttcttccaaaacatttttattataGTGACATGGTATGGTCCTAACTCCTAACTTCTAACACacatttttgtctttttgttCATGTGGGAATTGTTCAGGTTGCGACTACTTGTGAGTTCTGACACATTTTGGcattttattttgggttttagggtaaaaaagaaatactaaatattaaagatataatATTGATTAAGACTAGacctaacaaaataaattaataaagatgcggatattatttatttgaaagaGATGATATTGGTTATCATAGTTTTCTgctctttttctccttttcctgTATAATATGAAATTAATATACTCTCTTAAGACCAATATAAACAATACATAGCTTATTGTTTCCAACTgaagacaaataaaatttaacatcaTTGTTTGGACATtattaacattataaaaaattaatcttcaTATTAGTACCTTTTTTTGTTAGAGACAAATTGAAGATGGAGTTTATTAATTGTCACAAATATATCTCCAaccaatatataaattatttttatatgtgaaTATAATTTACTTAAtggaattttgatttgtatTAATATATTGAGTTAGGATATGAATGAGTGGCCTGTGATCAAACCACTACCATCTTATGGAAGAGGAAGAGATGCTGCAGCTGGAAGATACACCAGCCTCATATTTGGAACAAACCTCACTGATGTCATTATCACAggtatgaaaaaaagaaaaagttgtatagggaaaacaataataatcaaaCTATTAGTTAAGAGCTGGTGAAAAGTTTCATCTAACACATGTTCTATTCTTCAAAATGTTTGAATTCTACTTTAATTTCCACAGTTCACTTACATCTAATtgactatatattatatatttattagccttttttagtttttcaatTACATTTTATACTTGCTCATTTTAGTCAAGTACTTTTAATTAGGTATCTAGCTTATATTTAAAGTCAATATTGTCTCTCTTAGGTAACCTACTCTCATATTCAAATAACTGGTTAGTTATTTCAAGAGCATGGAAGTTAGTTATTGGTATGATAAATGGTTAACAATATCATTAACAATGCAATGAGACTGAAAtatcttaattaatttgatgTGCTACATGTTGCTTCTaagtttctattttttatttttaattattaaaaaaaatactaatttgtTGGATACATACATATACtgcattctttttcttttggtcaTGTGATAAATTAGTCATATCAacttttatgtattatttaaaattgagtttaattatttatacactgttcaaaataaaaaaaatacttttctttatttaacaATACATGGTTATATATTCATGTAAAACTTTTTTATGTTGATAGCATATGCAAAATATATAAATCCTTTGAAATttacttaattaaataattttatcatgATAGTGACTAATCTTACAAATGAAATGATTATGAACACTTGTGGTGGTAACAGGAGACAATGGCACCATAGATGGTCAAGGTGCATTTTGGTGGCAGCAATTTcacaagaaaaaattgaaatacaCTCGCCCTTACTTAATTGAATTAATGTTCTCAGACAATATTCAAATCTCAAATCTAACACTCCTAAATTCACCATCATGGCATGTTCATCCAACTTATAGcaggtaataataataataatcctatCCTTGTCATATAGttattaattcatatatatgctcacattattcaaattaaagtcTTAAAAGCATTTCAAAATCACATTTGAGTTTGACTTTTGTGACACCATCATAATAACAACTACTATTGATTCttttttccaatttcaaaactAACAATAAAGTTTCCAACACTATACAGCAACATTATCATTAAAGGCATCACCATCAATGCTCCTGTCACATCTCCAAACACTGATGGAATTAACCCAGGTAAGCATATATATGAACATTAACATTATTGGACTATTGCTACAATTGAAATAAGTATTTTCTGTAAAATTTAAACATATAGTTTTAATCCTTTCCATTAACATGCCTATGTTAAATGTTGATGTGTGCTAGACAGACAGGTTAGTGGCATTAACAGTTAACAGAAACAAACTAAGAGTACCTAAACAAATCATATAGAATATAGATTAATAAatctttctctttccttttgttgatttttttcctATTCTTAGATTCTTGCACAAACACCAGAATTGAAGATTGCTACATAGTTTCTGGAGATGATTGTGTAGCAGTGAAGAGTGGCTGGGATGAATATGGAATAAAGTTTGGTATGCCAACAAAACAACTTGCAATTAGAAGACTCACTTGCATTTCACCATACAGTGCTACCATTGCCTTAGGAAGTGAAATGTCCGGCGGAATCGAAGACGTTAGAGCCGAAGACATCACGGCGATCAACACAGAATCCGGTGTCAGGATCAAGACGGCTGTAGGGAGAGGAGGGTATGTTAAGGACATCTATGTCAAAAGAATGTACCTTCACACAATGAAATGGGCATTCTGGATGACTGGTAACTATGGCTCCCATGCTGATAGCCACTATGATCCGAATGCATTGCCTGAGATCAAAGGTATCAAC
This sequence is a window from Arachis duranensis cultivar V14167 chromosome 2, aradu.V14167.gnm2.J7QH, whole genome shotgun sequence. Protein-coding genes within it:
- the LOC107472745 gene encoding probable polygalacturonase, producing the protein MRIEGMRLVCGLIVVIVLLNSKKSESRRSKSGSRSNSFEYNAINCRAHSASLVDYGGVGDGKTSNTKAFENAIRKLSEYESKGGAQLYVPAGKWLTGSFNLISHFTLYLHQDAVLLASQDMNEWPVIKPLPSYGRGRDAAAGRYTSLIFGTNLTDVIITGDNGTIDGQGAFWWQQFHKKKLKYTRPYLIELMFSDNIQISNLTLLNSPSWHVHPTYSSNIIIKGITINAPVTSPNTDGINPDSCTNTRIEDCYIVSGDDCVAVKSGWDEYGIKFGMPTKQLAIRRLTCISPYSATIALGSEMSGGIEDVRAEDITAINTESGVRIKTAVGRGGYVKDIYVKRMYLHTMKWAFWMTGNYGSHADSHYDPNALPEIKGINYRDVVAENVSMAARLEGISKDPFTGICMANVTIGLAAKHKKQPWTCTDIQGVTSGVTPQPCDLLPDQGPKKITACDFPPENLPIDMVELKKCSYTMKHA